The following coding sequences are from one Oryzias melastigma strain HK-1 linkage group LG20, ASM292280v2, whole genome shotgun sequence window:
- the lnx2a gene encoding ligand of Numb protein X 2a isoform X2, with protein MLGNFNTRDLFNHFFCETAKGNPGLWCPGTQSQQTSVDGPRCDSVDEQAMVTSPPRSPHSPQTELRDRTPSPHSGHSNTCGNGPVWTDDAGLDNPAFEESTEEDSVLGLECVVPRVKRPLSNPCIHLLRSVSSTSSGWDCPESPPLSAEEGCVKLPSLPEGEITTIEVHRANPYVELGISVVGGNETPLINIVIQEVYRDGVIARDGRLLAGDQILQVNNVDISNVPHSFARSTLSRPCTTLQLTVLRERRCASRAPPSSSSSTPAVPHAPCSTPDGTPSSPTKLRITLHKRDSTEQLGIKLVRRTDESGVFVLDLLEGGLAAKDGRLRSNDRVLAVNDQDLRHGTPEQAAQIIQASGERVYLLVGRPNKPTPPPPPKSSSTRDLYCLEHFLPNHSSTPSPVPVHLSRTSTHRDLSQCVSCKEKHITVKKEPLESLGMTVAGGRGSKSGELPIFVTSVQPHGCLSRDGRIKRGDVLLSINSQDLTYLSHSEAVGTLKASAASPSVQLRVLEVIMEEEHNHDELLPHTHDSDFDANWSPSWVMWLGLPSYLHSSHEIVLRRSHPGSWGFSIVGGYEESHGNQPFFIKTIVLGTPAYYDGRLKCGDMIVAVNGLSTAGMSHSALVPMLKEQRSRVALTVVSWPGSLV; from the exons GTGTCCGGGGACTCAGAGTCAACAGACGAGCGTGGACGGGCCGCGATGTGACAGCGTGGACGAGCAAGCCATGGTGACCAGCCCCCCCAGGTCGCCCCATtctccacagacagagctgagGGACCGCACGCCGTCTCCACACTCCGGGCATAGCAACACCTGTGGTAACGGGCCCGTGTGGACGGACGACGCCGGCCTCGATAACCCCGCCTTCGAGGAAAGCACCGAGGAAGACA GTGTGTTGGGGTTGGAGTGCGTCGTCCCTCGGGTGAAGCGACCCCTCAGTAACCCTTGCATCCACCTTCTCCGCTCCGTAAGCTCCACCTCCTCAGGATGGGACTGCCCTGAGTCTCCCCCTTTGTCTGCAGAGGAAG GCTGTGTGAAGCTGCCCTCCCTCCCTGAAGGAGAGATAACCACCATCGAAGTCCACCGGGCGAATCCGTACGTTGAGCTCGGAATTAGCGTCGTTGGTGGAAATGAGACGCCTCTCATCAACATTGTGATCCAGGAGGTGTACAGGGATGGAGTCATCGCACGAGATGGGAGGCTTCTGGCTGGAGATCAGATACTACAG GTGAACAACGTGGACATCAGCAACGTGCCGCACAGTTTTGCCCGCTCCACCCTGTCTCGGCCCTGCACCACCCTCCAGCTGACTGTACTAAGGGAGCGCCGCTGCGCCTCTCGAGcacctccctcctcttcctcgtccaCCCCAGCCGTGCCTCACGCCCCTTGCTCGACTCCTGACGGCACGCCGTCCAGCCCCACCAAACTGAGAATCACGCTGCACAAGCGGGACTCAACAGAGCAGCTCGGCATCAAGCTGGTACGACGAACGGATGAGTCAGGGGTGTTTGTGTTGGATCTCTTGGAAGGAGGCCTGGCGGCTAAAGATGGCAGACTGCGGAGTAACGACCGCGTGTTGGCAGTCAATGACCAGGACCTGCGCCACGGCACCCCCGAGCAGGCTGCTCAGATCATACAG GCCAGCGGAGAACGAGTCTACCTCCTGGTTGGCCGACCCAACAAACCGACTCCACCCCCACCGCCAAAATCGAGCTCCACTAGAGACCTGTATTGCCTTGAACACTTCCTGCCTAACCACAGCTCCACCCCGAGCCCTGTGCCCGTCCACCTGTCCCGCACCAGCACCCATAGA GACCTGTCCCAATGTGTGAGCTGTAAGGAGAAACACATCACTGTGAAGAAGGAGCCCCTCGAGTCTTTGGGCATGACCGTGGCAGGAGGCCGGGGCAGCAAGAGCGGGGAGCTGCCGATCTTTGTGACAAGCGTTCAACCGCACGGCTGCTTGTCAAGGGACGGCCGGATAAAAAGAG GGGACGTCCTGCTGAGCATCAACAGTCAAGATCTGACATACTTGAGCCACAGCGAGGCCGTGGGGACGCTGAAGGCCAGCGCGGCCTCGCCCTCTGTCCAGCTGCGGGTGCTGGAGGTCATCATGGAGGAGGAGCACAATCACGACGAGCTACTGCCTCACACTCACGACAGCGACTTTGATGCCAACTGGTCTCCCTCGTGGGTCATGTGGCTGGGCCTGCCAAG TTATTTGCACAGCAGCCATGAGATTGTGCTGCGGAGGAGTCACCCTGGAAGCTGGGGCTTCAGCATCGTCGGGGGGTACGAGGAGAGTCACGGCAACCAGCCTTTTTTTATCAAAACCATCGTCCTCGGCACTCCTGCGTACTATGATGGACGTCTCAA ATGCGGCGACATGATTGTGGCGGTTAACGGCCTGTCGACAGCAGGAATGAGCCATTCGGCGCTAGTGCCCATGCTGAAGGAGCAGCGCAGCCGCGTAGCGCTAACGGTGGTCTCCTGGCCCGGCAGCCTCGTATAA